The Liolophura sinensis isolate JHLJ2023 chromosome 12, CUHK_Ljap_v2, whole genome shotgun sequence genome segment GGGAGGAGAACCTTTTCCgtcaaaatcagctgaaatttcttctaCCGGTTAACCCACATTAGCATAATGATTAGTTTTGGTCACCTTGGTAACAGATTGGATACTTTGCATATCTTGATTTCCCTTAAAATCAGCTCAAAATTCTCATCCTCATAAACAACCAATACAACCCACGATAatcaaaacatttgactgcattaACCTTAAATCCTGAACCTTTTCCTATATGAATGAGCAACTATCAGTGCAATTAATCCACATTTTTAAGCtgattttggtgacaaaactacattggtcacCTtgcaataaacaccttgcagacatgcaaaaatgttaaagaattacagtattaaaaGAGTCAAAAACTGGAAAAGAAGTACCAGTAACAAATACAAGTGACCTCATCCACCAACGAGAATgacaaatttcaacaaaaataaaattttcttccACCTGGAAAATAAACCGGTTTTCAGAAAAAGGATGAGCAAaagacacatgtataaatggatTATAGCATGATGTATGAAATAATATGTtctacagggtgtcccagaagtcgcgcaccaccCAGAgtggtgtgttgccccatctcttccaaacataaaaaccaattcaattCTCTCTTGTACTGTTaatttattagccataattaactctgaaaaagggaaaaaaattttaaatcagtattaaatctgaaacacagaagaaaagagtgagtaagtgagtgctcggggtttaacgtcgtacttaatttttctgtcatgtgacgacaaggaatccttagaatgcatgtaatgtgcctccttgttgcaggacggatttccactgctctttcatctagtgctgctcaCAGACatcttaccaaaggcaagtaagccgctcgcccgagccattatactggtacaggtcagccagtcgttgcactctccctttcatgcttaacgccaagcgaggaagttacaacttcctcttttaaggtcttaggtgtgactcgacccaggattgaccctggatctaccactcaagaagcggacgctctaccattCTATATTAACAACATCCAACATACCTGACAGCTTTTGCCACTCCAGCAAACTccattaagtcatatttctgCAGGACCTCAACTTTCGGCATGTGACCCTATCCCAGCAAAAGGAAGACACAATGCAGTCATCCATCAAACAGACAAAACTGAGTATCACAGCAACAGATAAAAAGaacagtatttcacttttagtttgagttgtaaaaatgcactttcagaagttaaaaaaaaagacataaaataatACTATTAATTCCCACAtacaagtttttctgataagataTCAATAAAACTTCATATCTTAAGTGGCCCTACAAGGCAGATAAATCATGTAAAACGATGCAAAATGCGTCACTTGTAAAATGCTAAACTTTTTGTTTactgtctctttttttttctttgttttgcatATACAAGTTTTATCACACTTATGTACAAGTTTTATCACACTTATGTACAAGTTTTATCACACTTATGTACAAGTTTTATCATATATATTCATATCATATATTCAGCTGATGAAATCACAGTGTCACGATCAAACCATTGCTTCTGAAAGGTAACCGACACATTCGTGAAGAGCAAGTTATCTCATGTAAACTTCATGTATGATCACCTGAAACATTAACATGTGACCTCACTGACCTCCCCAAATGCAAAACTGTGTCAGTTAAATCTCCACTGTGGGAGAAAGTGCATGGCCAAGGCACAAGGACAAATTGACACAATTTTATCATAGTTATTGCCGTAAAAGGAATTGAGACGAAACTGATACCATTTCACTGTTTCTGGATGGGCCTTCACATAGTTAGCACACTTTTACAGGgaagtaaaaataaacattcaacTCTAAACTGAAACTAGAAAAAATATCAGGTGATGAGGACTCACTAATTATTAACCCATCAAAACTCACCAGTAACATTTTGACAGGTAGCAGACAGATTAGAATGAGTCTCTTGTTCTTTTTGCTGGCACGGTGACATCTCTCAAAGGCAAACGAGAGACACGTTTCAGctgcaatgaaaaaaaaaggtcttGGCTTATTAAACAAAGGTGAACAacataaacagataaacaaGGTTACATCTGTGCAAGTCGAGAAATTGGGCCTCAGATTTGCctccgagtgagtgagtgagtgcttggggtttaacgtcgtactcaacaatttttcagtcgtatgacgacgaaggaatcattagggtgcatgtacgtgtaatgtgcctccttgtagcaggacggatttccaccgctcttttatttagtgctgcttcaccgagacgacttaccgaagatttgcctccgaactgaagtgTGAAGCAGAACAGattggagtgagtgcttggggtttaatgtagtacttaacaatttttcagttgtattaCCATGAAGGAATCGTTAAACTGTGTGTAATGTGGgtctttgttgcaggacagatttccaccgctcttttatctagtgctgcttcactgagacaacttaccaaaaggcaagtaagctgccctgcccgagccattatactcatacgggtcaaccagtcaatgcactattcccttcatgccaAACaccaagggaggaagttacaacttcctcttttaaagtcttaggtgtcactcgtcccaggattgatcctgaatctaccgctctcAAAGCAAGAAcagattggataatactgccacagaGACACTTTAAattgttgatacactataaatttctgcactgttctGCACTACATTTTGcatctagttaaaatatatcagaagtttgtttgttttggattaaactgaaaactgctgaaagAAATagtcatgctaggttgatttttgatatgttgtagagaaaagtgcaagctgggtgtggtggtatggcattgtaccacGTAAAATTTAGGGGATATATACttttgaagttgacaaatttactacataaatagtaaggaaaccTATGGAGGACAGTACGTCACTGAGAATAAACGGAACTGCTGTGTGTGAATTCTAAAACTACCAGAAACTTAGCCCCAAAAATCCGGTCTGaggatggcttgtatttactgatacacTGGCAATTCTTAGACTAAACGAAacctgtaaatcttcaaccttttcaatcaatAAAGCACTCTTTGCAGTGAAATTTATGAACACtcatattatgaaaatgacaccataATGATATcacttgtgtcactaaagatgcataaatcataaaactgtgcaaattatctCTCTACAGACCAATTCAAAATATCGGTCGTAAAGGCgactgaaaaggttgaagatttagggCATGGACCTGATTATGACTTTGTTTCAACACTTAGGTACCTTGTCAGCAAGGatcattgtgtgtgtgattcACAATACCTAACTCCTATTAGTATATGCTCAATTCATGGCCTGAGACATTTGCACATGTTTCGCGGCCACTGGCGCCAACCTTTGTCTGATAAATCTTATGAAATACAGGCATGCTCTGTGCGCAAAAACAATAGcttcacatgtaaaatgttactGTGATATGCAGGTGTGAGTTAGGCACAAAAGAGATATATCCTGGAACTGCCACTGGTATACGCCACAGAACAAGATAAAAGTTGTCTAAAAGATCATGAAGCTTGCATGTCTGAAGGCTCTGTTACACCACATGAATTTCACTAAGGACATCATCTTGGCTGTGAACTAGACCTTACCAAATATTAAACTTTCATTAAGAAAATCCACAATGCTGCAGAGGTAGAGGAATGCATACTAGTGAAACTTCTGTATctatttgttggtgttttacactgtactcaagaatatttcacttatatgacggcggccagcattatggtgggaggaaactaggcaaaGACCAaggcaaacccacaaccatccgcaggctgctgcctgatcttctcacgtacggtcagagaggaagccagcatgagccagacttgaactcacagcgaccgcattagtgagagtcTTATGAGTTACTGCACCGTGCTGGTACTGTCCTGTGCTGCGCTCGCACTGTTTTGCACTGTGCTGGCGCATACTAGAAAAAGACTGCACACATCTTCAAatgagcaaatacatgtacatacccctTTCGAAGTCACTGTCAAACATGGCCTTCCTACCAACGTAGTATCTGAAGACAAACAATACAATGtagtatgtttatttacttaattagttATATGATTGATATTTCATGCAGCACTCGACATTAATGGGAGAAAGACAAGCCGATGGAAAATCAGTTTCACGACGGGTGCACATACATTTTTCCGGCAAGCacatagacaaaagcactttcaacaagttgatggtAAGCacatagacaaaagcactttcaacaagttgatggcaagctcatagacaaaagcactttcaacaagttgatggcaagctcatagacaaaagcactttcaacaagttgatggcaagctcatagacaaaagcactttcaaaaaGTTGAGAGCAAGCTAACAGACAACAGCACTTTCAAtaagttgatggcaagctcatagacaaaaagcactttcaacaagttgatggcaggttcatagacaaaagcactttcaacaagttgatggcaagctcatagacaaaagcactttcaacaagttgatggcaagctcaaAGACAAAAccactttcaacaagttgatggcaagctcaatgacaaaagcactttcaacaagttgatggcaagctcaatgacaaaagcactttcaacaagttgatggcaagctcatagacaaaagcactttcaacaagttgatggcaagctcatagactaaagcactttcaacaagttgatggcaagctcatagacaaaagcactttcaacaagttgatggcaagctcatagactaaagcactttcaacaagttgatggcaagctcatagacaaaagcactttcaacaagttgatggcaagctcatagacaaaagcactttcaaaaaGTTGATGGCAGGttcatagacaaaagcactttcaaaaaGTTGAGAGCAAGCTAACAGACAACAGCACTTTCAAtaagttgatggcaagctcatagacaaaaagcactttcaacaagttgatggcaggttcatagacaaaagcactttcaacaagttgatggcaagctcatagacaaaagcactttcaacaagttgatggcaagctcaaAGACAAAAccactttcaacaagttgatggcaagctcaatgacaaaagcactttcaacaagttgatggcaagctcaatgacaaaagcactttcaacaagttgatggcaagctcatagacaaaagcactttcaacaagttgatggaaAGCTCATAGACtaaagcactttcaacaagttgatggcaagctcatagacaaaagcactttcaacaagttgatggcaagctcatagactaaagcactttcaacaagttgatggcaagctcatagacaaaagcactttcaacaagttgatggcaagctcatagacaaaagcactttcaaaaaGTTGATGGCAGGttcatagacaaaagcactttcaacaagttgatggcaagctcatagacaaaagcactttcaaaaaGTTGAGAGCAAGCCAACAGACAACAGCACTTTCAAtaagttgatggcaagctcatagacaaaagcactttcaaaaagttgatggcaagctcatagacaaaagcactttcaaaaagatgatggcaagctcatagacaaaagcactttcaaaaaGTTGAGAGCAAACTAACAGACAACAGCACTTTCAaaaagttgatggcaagctcatagacaaaagcaccttcaacaagttgatggcaagctcaaAGACAAAAccactttcaacaagttgatggcaagctcatagactaaagcactttcaacaagttgatggcaagctcatagacaaaagcactttcaacaagttgatggcaagctcatagacaaaagcactttcaacaagttgatggcaagctcatggacaaaagcactttcaaaaaGTTGATGGCAGGttcatagacaaaagcactttcaacaagttgatggcaggttcatagacaaaagcactttcaaaaagttgatggcaagctcaatgacaaaagcactttcaacaagttgatggcaagctcatagacaaaagcactttcaacaagttgatggcaagctcatagacaaaagcactttcaacaagttgatggcaggttcatagacaaaagcactttcaacaagttgatggcaagctcaaAGACAAAAccactttcaacaagttgatggcaagctcaatgacaaaagcactttcaaaaagttgatggcaagctcatagacaaaagcactttcaacaagttgatggcaggttcatagacaaaagcactttcaacaagttgatggcaagctcatagacaaaagcactttcaacaagttgatggcaagctcaaAGACAAAAccactttcaacaagttgatggcaagctcaaTGATgagcactttcaacaagttgatggcaggttcatagacaaaagcactttcaacaagttgatggcaagctcatagacaaaagcactttcaacaagttgatggcaagctcaaAGACAAAAccactttcaacaagttgatggcaagctcaatgacaaaagcactttcaacaagttgatggcaagctcaatgacaaaagcactttcaacaagttgatggcaagctcatagacaaaagcactttcaacaagttgatggcaagctcatagacaaaagcactttcaacaagttgatggcaagctcatagactaaagcactttcaacaagttgatggcaagctcatagacaaaagcactttcaacaagttgatggcaagctcatagacaaaagcactttcaacaagttgatggcaagctcatagacaaaagcactttcaaaaaGTTGATGGCAGGttcatagacaaaagcactttcaacaagttgatggcaagctcatagacaaaagcactttcaaaaaGTTGAGAGCAAGCCAACAGACAACAGCACTTTCAAtaagttgatggcaagctcaaAGACAAAACCACTTTCAaaaagttgatggcaagctcatagacaaaagcactttcaaaaaGTTGATGGCAGGttcatagacaaaagcactttcaacaagttgatggcaggttcatagacaaaagcactttcaaaaagttgatggcaagctcaatgacaaaagcactttcaacaagttgatggcaagctcatagacaaaagcactttcaacaagttgatggcaagctcatagacaaaagcactttcaacaagttgatggcaggttcatagacaaaagcactttcaacaagttgatggcaagctcaaAGACAAAAccactttcaacaagttgatggcaagctcaatgacaaaagcactttcaaaaagttgatggcaagctcatagacaaaagcactttcaacaagttgatggcaggttcatagacaaaagcactttcaacaagttgatggcaagctcaatgacaaaagcactttcaacaagttgatggcaagctcatagacaaaagcactttcaacaagttgatggcaagctcatagacaaaagcactttcaacaagttgatggcaagctcatagactaaagcactttcaacaagttgatggcaagctcatagacaaaagcactttcaacaagttgatggcaagctcatagacaaaagcactttcaacaagttgatggcaagctcatagacaaaagcactttcaaaaaGTTGATGGCAGGttcatagacaaaagcactttcaacaagttgatggcaagctcatagacaaaagcactttcaaaaaGTTGAGAGCAAGCCAACAGACAACAGCACTTTCAAtaagttgatggcaagctcaaAGACAAAACCACTTTCAaaaagttgatggcaagctcatagacaaaagcactttcaaaaaGTTGATGGCAGGttcatagacaaaagcactttcaataAGTTGTTGGCAAGCTCAatgacaaaagcactttcaacaagttgatggcaagctcatagacaaaagcactttcaacaagttgatggcaagctcatagacaaaagcactttcaacaagttgatggcaagctcatagacaaaagcactttcaacaagttgatggcaagctcaaTGACGAGCACTTTAAACAAGTTGATGAGACTTTATTAcacatggttttatttatttatttatttgattggtgttttacccatACTCATActtgtaatattttacttatacaacagcaaccagtattataatgggaggaaatctggcagTGCCCATGGCAAACCCCCAActatctgtaggttgctgggacatacattttttttgttaagtaagaaaacataaaacatgcaaAAGATATTAAagattagcatttttcaagtgacacattttgcttgattcagtTGAAATATAGTGCCACTTAGgagtttttgttcattttatttctgaTGATAATTTGAATGCTGGATTCAGAAGTGTAAATTTAAGGACTTTATTAagtaccccaattcctcaatcttttcgcatatgaaagtaCAACTATCAATGCAATTTAaacacacttttaatttgattttggagacaaaactacattggttggattggcgaacttcagagcttcacaaaaagtgtaattttatcactcTTAGAATTTGCTACAAcgaacaccttacaaacatttgaaaaggttgaagaatgggAGACTCTAGgatgagctacacagaaggcccaaatgacagtagaatgcatcgttttcttctgtgacgttgcaatGCGTGCGTACTTCGCACaggttttatgagcacacacacagacaattgtgacgtaataaaggaaagtgAGTTGACAcctttggaccgtcttgatacaggcaggaATGAGTTTTAAGAGTTCCCCTTTAAAATACTTCTGAATGGTGGTGGTCAGAGTGAGGACCCACCAAACCCACCCCACTCCCgccacaaaaaatgaaaaataaacaaagaaaaaaaaagaacaatattaaaataaatagtaCGAAATATACAGTGTGTTCTTTGTGGGACAATTTCCATTTGCAACAAGATGGAGCAACCCCCGCTGAACTTTCCTAGAGTTTTCACAGTCAACGTTTTTCACAGATCGCGAGGCTGTTGTTTTCATCAGCATATTCATACTCATTCTTACTAttaggaatatttatttatttgattggtgttttacgccacactcaagaatactaCACTTATATGaagccagccagcattatggtgggaagataCAAGGCAGAGCTTGGGGGTAGGTAAGAATGCTTTGAATTCATTAAATCTAAAAAGTTTACAACATACAGCAAAAATACAGCATATATTCTTCCTAACAGGTTAGTGACTGTTAGTCAGACTTATTTTTTACACTGTTTACCTGTAAGTGATAAGCTGTGATAAGCTAAAAGAAAATCTGTCTTTGTCACTCTGACTCATGTCAATGGCTCTGATCAATGGTTTACAAAGGTGCAATTTGTTTAtctgtaaacaaagaaacaaacaacgTATCTGGTTACATACACTTTCAAATCTGGGGAGACAGAGTTACACATatcttacatttacattttctatGAATCTGCAATTTACAAGACAAATTTCAACCATACAATGAGGTtgcgagttcaaatctagctcttgctggtttttatgtcaggaggtctgtcaggtacatgtacctttgttgGGCACAACCCAATCCTATCAGAAAAATAAAGGTAGGCTGCACAGAAGATTTCATATGCATGTTCTTGGGTGACAGTTCAGAAAATGGTTCATTCATTAGCTTAATATTTAGGAGTCACATGGTTTTCTAAATTCATTCatctttaaatacatatataagccTACAGCAACATATATGCGAGTCATAATATGGAAATTCTGCTATATCATCTCTTTAACCTGGCAACCTCAATATTCCACCACCAGCTATTAATTACTCCCCTTAGCCAGCGAAGGTCCCccacatcaaatacacaaagGAATTAATTTTAACCTTGGGAATCTGGTTGATTTGCCATAcctacaaaaatatatacagaaagaCATTATCCTTATAATTAACAATCAAACAATTCTCCATTGGCCATTCATCACTTACCTTGAAGTATATCTTGAACAGCTGATTGACCAAATTTAACATGCCCCATTTCTTGGTGTCCTCCATAGCTGAACGACTACAAAAAGAAAGGACAGATAAATCATGGTCTACTGAACTACTGTATAATGTGTTACAATCAAGGTACTGTGAGATCTGTGTGTATTTACTGGAGTAAGAACTGCTGTGTTGATTTTCCAACAAATTCTTCAGTACTTAGTCTAAGCAACTACAAAGTTCATATTAGCGAAATTTTTTTCCAGATTACTCATGCAATTTAGCCCACTTCACATCTTCCCCTCTGTggccttaagccataatcattcactcattctcTGCATGGTACCTGGCCTTCTGACACCAgacaacaacctgctgatgatcatgggtttcccccccggGATCTGGTTGGTCTCCTCCCCtcgtaatgctggccaacgctgtacaagtgaaatattcttgagtacaagttgtaaaacaccaatcaaataattaaaaataaataaacagcctCATGGCCACCCCTTACTGAGCCAGTCTTAACAGTAAACATTCCACGACGCACTCATTTAATACTGCCTACCAAATGTTTTAAGCTTTTTAAGTCGTGGATGTATCCAAAGCACGATAGCATTTGTTCATTAAATTGTTGATTAATACCACACTTTGACAGTGGTCAGAAAAACTACGTAGAAAGTTGCAGTTTTTAGATTTTCATGATGTCATGATCTGTACAAATGTTCCCCTATGTAAGTATGTACTTGTCACTGGCACAAACTCTGAAGCATCCCATCAACAAGTCTGCTGCCTTCTCCAGTCTCTCCC includes the following:
- the LOC135479132 gene encoding PCI domain-containing protein 2-like, which gives rise to MGCFRVCASDNRSAMEDTKKWGMLNLVNQLFKIYFKINKLHLCKPLIRAIDMSQSDKDRFSFSLSQLITYRYYVGRKAMFDSDFERAETCLSFAFERCHRASKKNKRLILICLLPVKMLLGHMPKVEVLQKYDLMEFAGVAKAVSSGNLLLLNQAMQENEAFFIRSGIYLILEKLKIIAYRNLFKKVYLILKTHQLPVKAFTAALKMLEEDDVDNDEVQCILANLIYDNKIKGYISHTHQKLVVSKQNPFP